From the Ptychodera flava strain L36383 unplaced genomic scaffold, AS_Pfla_20210202 Scaffold_81__1_contigs__length_545109_pilon, whole genome shotgun sequence genome, one window contains:
- the LOC139128972 gene encoding uncharacterized protein yields MLNTCRDLAIPIAPEKVEGPSPTITFLGITLDTLTMTLRLPNDKLQDLLQTLPTWLHRHSCTKRELLSLIGTLSFACKCIPAGRIFLRRMIDLSTTVRKLRDTITLSDAFRLDAKWWCDFLPTWNGTASFLETKWTLSRDLDLYTDASGTIGSGGYHAGHWFTVAWPGSLQASIEWKEMYPILVACSIWGHRWHGRRVLFHCDNQTVVHIWKKGTTRCPDIMQLVRSIFYEAAKGNFHVMIAHVSGVDNSIADALSRLPMERFRALVPEADAGNTPVPTRLCSSRLLHNN; encoded by the coding sequence ATGCTCAACACATGCCGCGACCTCGCGATACCTATCGCCCCAGAAAAAGTCGAAGGCCCATCACCCACCATAACGTTCCTTGGCATCACATTGGACACACTTACAATGACACTACGCTTACCAAACGATAAGCTACAGGACCTGCTTCAAACACTTCCCACTTGGCTCCACCGACACTCATGCACTAAACGGGAGTTGCTATCCCTCATCGGCACCCTCAGTTTTGCATGCAAGTGCATTCCCGCAGGTCGCATCTTCCTCCGCCGCATGATTGACTTAAGCACAACCGTACGCAAGTTGCGCGACACGATCACACTATCTGACGCTTTCCGCCTTGACGCGAAATGGTGGTGCGACTTCCTACCGACATGGAACGGCACGGCCTCATTCCTCGAAACAAAGTGGACCCTCTCTCGCGACCTTGACCTCTACACCGACGCCTCGGGCACTATAGGCTCCGGTGGCTACCACGCTGGGCATTGGTTCACCGTTGCATGGCCTGGCTCTCTCCAAGCCTCAATCGAATGGAAGGAGATGTACCCAATACTAGTCGCCTGTTCAATTTGGGGGCATCGCTGGCATGGCCGCCGAGTGCTGTTTCATTGTGACAATCAAACCGTCGTGCACATCTGGAAAAAAGGCACAACGAGATGCCCTGACATCATGCAACTAGTAAGGAGCATCTTTTACGAGGCAGCCAAGGGAAATTTCCATGTCATGATTGCCCACGTCAGTGGAGTTGATAACTCAATTGCTGATGCACTTTCTCGTTTACCGATGGAGAGGTTCCGAGCATTGGTGCCCGAAGCGGATGCCGGCAACACACCTGTACCAACGCGACTATGTTCATCCCGCTTGCTACACAACAACTGA